Within Bacillus sp. E(2018), the genomic segment GATGATGTACTCATGTATGATTGGTTAAAATATCACGAGCTTCCTGTTATCGTGGTGGCAACGAAAAGTGATAAGATCCCAAAAGGAAAATGGGACAAGCATAAAAAAGTAGTCAAGGAAACATTAAACATGGATCCGAGCGACAAGATCGTTCTCTTCTCATCTGAAACCGGCCAAGGAAAAGATGAAGCGTGGGGCGTACTTAATTCTTATCTATCTAAATAATGACTGTTATAAAATTTTAGCATGACGCCTCTTTGCTAATAGATTATAGTTTTAGGTTTAAATCTTTTTATTTACTTCTTTGATTGTTGATTGGAGTGGAAGGTGCGAGACTCCTGCGGGACAGGCCGGCAGGTGAGACACTTATACGTGTAGCGTACGAATGTGGCTCACCGCCTGCCCCGCGGAAAGCGAGCAACCTGGAATGGAAATCAACTACTTCAGGCGAGCATCGGTGTTACGAAAACAGCCATAACACAAAACCCTCTATGTTTTTTAAACATAGAGGGTTTTGTGTTTCTATTTCTTTTTAAAGAACATAAGGTAAGCACCTATAACCATTAAAATAATGGGCCAAAAATCTTCAGCTTTAACAAATATATTTTCTACAGAAGGGGTATTACTCTTAAAGAAGAGCAACCATAAAGCCAAAAGGGATAGCAATAACCCAGGAATAAGACCCTCTTTCGTTTTTCGATACTGAATCAAAAATGATACGCCTGCAAGTAAAACAATAACTTGTAGTGGCTCTGGCCATGTCGCCACTTTTGCAGCAGCATGAAAGTGGATGCCTAACCCAGTCAAGAATACACCTGAGAAAATACTTGAAGAATCTTTTCCGGCACCAGATTGAAAAAGAAGAGCTATACCGATGATGATAAGTATACTTGGCCAAGTCAGATACGGTTGAAGCAGTTCAATATTCATTCTATTTGCCAAATAGAATAATCCAATTCCGAGTAAAATGATGCCGCTGAATGTGTTTCTTTGTTTCATAATGCCTCCATCTTAAACGTAAACCTTTGCTAAATTGGTCGATTTTTGTTATTTTTAATATTGGTGCTAAGTTTTAGTAATTATGGATATCCTAAAACTGCTATACACGCACCAAAAAGATAATAAATACATCATAGCATAAACGTTTAAATTCTGTTCACATTATTGGATATTCCGTATTTTGGGACATGTTATAATTAGTAAAGAACATACATAATTAAGGGAGGTGAGCGCATGCATATTCTAGTGGTTGGACTTAATTACAAAACGGCACCCGTAGAAATTCGGGAAAAAGTTTCTTTTCAGCCCGCTGAATTAACGGATGCGATCTCTACACTCCGAAAACAAAAAAGTATACTTGAATGTGTAATCGTTTCAACGTGCAACCGTACTGAGATCTATGCTGTTGCCGATCAGCTTCATACCGGAAGATACTACATCAAATCTTTTTTGGCGGACTGGTTTTCAATTGATAAAGAAGAACTTTCACCATTCTTGAGCATCAGAGACGGAGAAGCAGCTGTCGAGCATCTTTTTCGTGTAGCTGCTGGCTTGGATTCTATGGTGATCGGTGAAACACAAATCCTTGGTCAAGTAAGAGATGGGTTCTTAGAATCACAAAAACTTGATGCAACAGGAACTATATTTAATAAACTCATGAAACAAGCGATCACATTTGCGAAGAGATGTCATTCAGAAACAGATATCGGGGAAAATGCGGTATCTGTAAGTTATGCAGCTGTCGAACTCGCGAAAAAAATCTTTGGTGGCCTACAGAATAAAACCATTTTAATCGTAGGTGCTGGTAAGATGGGTGAGCTGACAGCGAAACATCTGCATGCGAGCGGTGGAAACGAAGTACTTGTAATCAACCGTACTTTTGAAAAAGCCCAAGAGGTAGCTAAAAAGTTTCATGGTATAGCTCATCCTTTTGAGGATCTTGAGAATTTGCTTATAAGAGCGGATATTGTGATCTCTTCAACAGGTGCAAGTGAATTTGTCATTACAAAGAAAATGGCCGCACCAGCTATTAAAAAACGTAAAGGTCTTCCATTGTTCATGGTAGATATTGCAGTACCTCGTGACTTAGATCCTGAGCTTCATGATTTAGAGAGCGTTTTTCTATATGATATTGATGACTTAGAAGGTATTGTAGAATCTAACCTTGCTGAACGAATGAAGGAAGCAGAAAAAATTGAGATTATGATCGAAGCTGAGATTGTTGCTTTCCAATCATGGATTTCAATGCTTGGTGTAGTACCGTTAATATCTGCATTGCGTGAAAAGGCATTAAACATACAAGCGGAAACCATGCAGAGCATCGAACGCAAACTACCGGATCTTACCGATCGAGAAAGAAAGATTTTAAGCAAACATACGAAAAGTATCGTGAATCAATTACTTCGTGATCCTGTGACAAGAGCCAAAGAGATGGCTGGCGAACCAGGAGCCGAAGAACAGTTGCAATTATTTACTGAAATCTTCGGACTAGAAGATTATTTGGATAAACAGAAGCAGTTGGAAACAGCATTTGCTGCAAACGTCGAAGAGAAGTCTTCACTAACAGATGAAGTGGTTCCTTCGGCTGTTGTAAGAACTTAAGCTCTCGTTTCCCTCGAGCTCATGGAGTGTGAGCAAAATGAATTGGATATATGATCTGACTATCGTTCTATATGCACTTAGCATCATAGGCTATTTTATAGATTTCCTTCAAAACAACCGGAAAGCAAACCGATTTGCTTTCTGGTTGCTTTCTATTGTCTGGGTACTTCAAACGGTCTTTTTTGTGTTAAGGATGCTGAAAGATCAAAGGTTTCCTATATTAACACCCTCAGAAGGCTTGTTTTTTTATGCATGGATCCTCGTGACGTTCTCGGTGGTCATGAGCAGATTTTTCCGGGTTGATTTTTTAGTGTTTTTTACGAACATTCTTGGTTTCTTGCTCGTTTCGATCCATTTATTTGCTCCAACAGGGCAAGCTAGCGCAGTGCTTGAGAAACAGCTGATTTCAGAACTATTAATCATCCATATTACGATGGCATTCATCTCATACGGAGCTTTTTCACTCTCTTTTATATTCTCCTTCATGTACCTGCTTCAACATGGCATGTTGAAAAGAAAGAAATGGAGCAAAAGGTTGCAGCGTTTTGGGAGTCTATCTTACTTAGAGAAACTTTCTTTTCGATTGAATACGATCGGAGTGCCGTTGCTTTTGCTTAGTCTAATATTAGGAGTCGTATGGGCATTCTGGAAAATAAGTGACTTTACACTTCTTGATGCCAAGGTCATCTCGTCATTTATTGTCCTTTTGGTTTACAGTACTTACCTCTATCAAAAGGTTGGAAGAGGTGTACAAGGTAAAACGTTAGCGCTTTGGAACACTGCGGCATTCTTAGTCGTTTTAATCAACTACTTTTTAGCGTCGACGTTCACTGAATTTCACCTTTGGTATAAGTAAAGAATAGGAGATTCATATCATGAGAAAAATTATAGTAGGTTCAAGAAGAAGTAAATTAGCGATCACACAAACAAACTGGGTGATCGAACAATTAAAAAAGTCTGGAATGCCTTTTGAATTTGAAGTGAAAGAAATCGTAACAAAAGGAGATATCATTCTAGATGTTACACTCTCAAAATTAGGCGGAAAAGGCTTGTTTGTTAAAGAGATTGAACAAGCGATGTTAGATAAAGAGATTGATATTGCCGTTCACAGCATGAAGGATATGCCGTCAGAACTTCCTGAAGGACTCGAGATCGGCTGTACACCAAAACGCG encodes:
- a CDS encoding DUF5668 domain-containing protein; protein product: MKQRNTFSGIILLGIGLFYLANRMNIELLQPYLTWPSILIIIGIALLFQSGAGKDSSSIFSGVFLTGLGIHFHAAAKVATWPEPLQVIVLLAGVSFLIQYRKTKEGLIPGLLLSLLALWLLFFKSNTPSVENIFVKAEDFWPIILMVIGAYLMFFKKK
- the hemA gene encoding glutamyl-tRNA reductase — its product is MHILVVGLNYKTAPVEIREKVSFQPAELTDAISTLRKQKSILECVIVSTCNRTEIYAVADQLHTGRYYIKSFLADWFSIDKEELSPFLSIRDGEAAVEHLFRVAAGLDSMVIGETQILGQVRDGFLESQKLDATGTIFNKLMKQAITFAKRCHSETDIGENAVSVSYAAVELAKKIFGGLQNKTILIVGAGKMGELTAKHLHASGGNEVLVINRTFEKAQEVAKKFHGIAHPFEDLENLLIRADIVISSTGASEFVITKKMAAPAIKKRKGLPLFMVDIAVPRDLDPELHDLESVFLYDIDDLEGIVESNLAERMKEAEKIEIMIEAEIVAFQSWISMLGVVPLISALREKALNIQAETMQSIERKLPDLTDRERKILSKHTKSIVNQLLRDPVTRAKEMAGEPGAEEQLQLFTEIFGLEDYLDKQKQLETAFAANVEEKSSLTDEVVPSAVVRT
- a CDS encoding cytochrome c biogenesis protein, yielding MNWIYDLTIVLYALSIIGYFIDFLQNNRKANRFAFWLLSIVWVLQTVFFVLRMLKDQRFPILTPSEGLFFYAWILVTFSVVMSRFFRVDFLVFFTNILGFLLVSIHLFAPTGQASAVLEKQLISELLIIHITMAFISYGAFSLSFIFSFMYLLQHGMLKRKKWSKRLQRFGSLSYLEKLSFRLNTIGVPLLLLSLILGVVWAFWKISDFTLLDAKVISSFIVLLVYSTYLYQKVGRGVQGKTLALWNTAAFLVVLINYFLASTFTEFHLWYK